One genomic window of Sporosarcina ureae includes the following:
- the ybeY gene encoding rRNA maturation RNase YbeY → MIDFYFEDETEIVEPSSETLIKDLLTHASIMEKMEGLYELSITFMDDESIQAVNAEYRGKDRPTDVISFALEELSEGEVAIVHESDMPVVLGDILISIDTAKRQAIEYNHSFERELGFLALHGFLHLLGYDHLDEEQEREMFGRQTEILTAFGLDRQ, encoded by the coding sequence ATGATAGATTTTTATTTCGAAGATGAAACAGAAATCGTGGAACCAAGTTCGGAAACATTGATCAAGGATTTGTTGACTCACGCGTCCATAATGGAGAAAATGGAAGGTCTGTATGAGTTGTCTATTACGTTTATGGACGATGAATCCATTCAAGCTGTGAATGCTGAATACAGAGGCAAAGACCGTCCAACTGACGTTATTTCATTTGCGCTAGAAGAGTTGTCTGAAGGAGAAGTGGCGATTGTTCATGAAAGCGATATGCCTGTTGTGCTAGGGGACATCTTGATTTCCATCGATACTGCAAAACGTCAGGCAATTGAGTACAATCATTCGTTCGAGCGGGAACTCGGGTTTCTTGCTTTACATGGATTCTTGCATCTACTCGGATATGATCATCTCGATGAAGAACAAGAACGTGAGATGTTCGGCAGACAGACAGAGATTTTAACTGCATTCGGTTTGGATCGGCAGTGA
- a CDS encoding diacylglycerol kinase family protein, producing MQNFLKSFIFAWEGIKDGFRQGRNMKSHGLSAMIVLIAGWFTGLSQIEWMIIFIVIAGVMALELMNTAVEYVVDLVTTEFHPLAKKAKDIAAGSVFVFAIASAIIGCIIFFPKWFG from the coding sequence ATGCAGAATTTCTTGAAGTCTTTCATCTTTGCGTGGGAAGGCATTAAAGACGGCTTTAGGCAAGGCCGGAATATGAAATCGCACGGTTTATCAGCTATGATCGTGTTGATTGCAGGCTGGTTCACCGGCCTTTCACAAATAGAATGGATGATTATTTTTATCGTCATTGCAGGTGTAATGGCGCTTGAATTAATGAATACTGCAGTGGAATACGTTGTGGATCTTGTCACAACCGAATTCCATCCGCTAGCTAAAAAAGCAAAAGATATTGCAGCTGGTTCCGTTTTCGTGTTTGCCATAGCCAGTGCAATCATCGGCTGTATAATTTTCTTTCCAAAATGGTTTGGATAA